In Micromonospora purpureochromogenes, a single window of DNA contains:
- a CDS encoding ChaB family protein produces the protein MPGREVLPSTLRRSPDKAQRTWEKTHDSAVETYGEGERAHRTAFAAVKHEFEKVGDHWEPKGRKGPSDRQAQGGGPARRAPTAGGVDANAKKEHLMEVAKKLDVPGRSRMTKPELVKAIQKANLRQTTEARERSKARSGR, from the coding sequence ATGCCCGGGCGCGAGGTACTGCCCAGCACGCTGCGGCGCTCCCCGGACAAGGCGCAGCGCACCTGGGAGAAGACGCACGACTCGGCGGTGGAGACGTACGGCGAGGGCGAGCGGGCGCACCGCACCGCGTTCGCCGCGGTCAAGCACGAGTTCGAGAAGGTCGGCGACCACTGGGAGCCGAAGGGACGCAAGGGACCCAGCGACCGCCAGGCGCAGGGTGGCGGACCGGCCCGACGGGCTCCCACGGCGGGCGGCGTGGACGCCAACGCCAAGAAGGAGCACCTGATGGAGGTGGCCAAGAAGCTGGACGTACCCGGCCGGTCCCGGATGACCAAGCCGGAACTGGTCAAGGCGATCCAGAAGGCGAACCTTCGGCAGACCACGGAGGCCCGCGAGAGGTCCAAGGCCCGCAGCGGGCGCTGA
- a CDS encoding YihY/virulence factor BrkB family protein — protein sequence MAATTEPTAVAGGRDGLRIPRQVRQLRWSTWRGAVVRSGRNFVKDNCADWAAALTYYGVLALFPSTVVVVALVGLVSDGERTVDTVLGLARDIGAGSVVANDGFVSVVRTVVDQQSGAKVLLSFGLLGALWSASGFIGAFTRASNAIYGVEEGRPFYRLRPMQIGLAALSLVLLAVVALGLIVSGPVTDAVGDLLGAGGLARTVWSVAKWPVLALVMMTLLSLLFWIAPNVRQPRFRWLTPGGAVALLSWIVASAGFGLYVANFGSYDVTYGSLGAVIAFLVWLYLSNCALMFGVQINAELQRGRVLQAGAADPGEPVLPPKAPADS from the coding sequence ATGGCAGCGACGACGGAGCCGACCGCGGTCGCCGGCGGCCGGGACGGCCTGCGGATCCCCCGCCAGGTACGCCAGCTACGCTGGTCCACCTGGCGCGGGGCGGTGGTGCGCAGCGGGCGCAACTTCGTCAAGGACAACTGCGCGGACTGGGCGGCGGCGCTGACCTACTACGGCGTACTCGCGCTCTTCCCCTCCACCGTGGTGGTGGTCGCCCTGGTCGGCCTGGTCTCCGACGGCGAGCGCACCGTCGACACGGTGCTGGGGCTGGCCCGCGACATCGGCGCCGGCTCGGTGGTCGCCAACGACGGTTTCGTGTCGGTGGTGCGCACCGTGGTCGACCAGCAGAGCGGGGCGAAGGTGCTGCTCAGCTTCGGTCTGCTCGGCGCGCTCTGGTCGGCGTCCGGCTTCATCGGCGCGTTCACCCGGGCCTCCAACGCGATCTACGGGGTCGAGGAGGGGCGGCCGTTCTACCGGTTGCGCCCGATGCAGATCGGCCTGGCGGCCCTGTCGCTGGTCCTGCTCGCCGTGGTGGCCCTCGGCCTGATCGTCAGCGGGCCGGTGACCGACGCGGTGGGCGACCTGCTGGGCGCCGGCGGGTTGGCCCGCACGGTGTGGAGCGTGGCCAAGTGGCCGGTGCTGGCGCTGGTGATGATGACGCTGCTGTCCCTGCTGTTCTGGATCGCCCCGAACGTCCGGCAGCCGAGGTTCCGCTGGCTCACCCCCGGCGGGGCGGTGGCCCTGCTCTCCTGGATCGTCGCCTCCGCCGGTTTCGGCCTGTACGTCGCGAACTTCGGCTCCTACGACGTGACGTACGGCAGCCTGGGCGCGGTGATCGCCTTCCTGGTCTGGCTCTACCTGTCCAACTGCGCGCTGATGTTCGGCGTGCAGATCAACGCCGAGCTGCAACGGGGCCGGGTGCTCCAGGCGGGGGCGGCGGATCCGGGCGAGCCGGTCCTGCCTCCGAAGGCCCCCGCCGATTCGTGA
- a CDS encoding DUF2795 domain-containing protein translates to MERGSSKHGPRLDEQMSQEVAGLVQGPGTGGSRAEEFREPEPAGEDQPGTTTAPAGELRSGAPKGMSSRDVEDRSRLGRFITMAALPGDRETLIANARENQAPADLIEDLERLPDGTRYRTVSEVWAALGHKNETTRW, encoded by the coding sequence CTGGAACGTGGCAGCAGCAAGCACGGACCGAGGCTCGACGAGCAGATGAGCCAGGAGGTCGCCGGCCTGGTCCAGGGCCCGGGCACCGGGGGCTCGCGCGCCGAGGAGTTCCGCGAGCCCGAACCGGCCGGCGAGGACCAGCCGGGCACGACCACGGCCCCGGCCGGTGAGCTGCGCAGCGGCGCCCCGAAGGGCATGAGCTCCCGGGACGTCGAGGACCGCAGCCGGCTCGGGCGGTTCATCACGATGGCGGCCCTGCCGGGCGACCGCGAGACGCTGATCGCCAACGCCCGCGAGAACCAGGCGCCCGCCGACCTCATCGAGGACCTGGAGCGGCTGCCCGACGGTACGCGGTATCGCACCGTTTCCGAGGTATGGGCCGCCCTCGGTCACAAGAACGAGACGACCCGCTGGTGA
- a CDS encoding SRPBCC family protein, giving the protein MSGVTEHVDVSVPIRTAYDQWTQFEEFPHFMEGVQEVRQLTDTMTHWTVDIAGVKREFDAEITEQLPDERVAWKSTGGTQQAGVVTFHRLDEGRTRVTLQMDFEPHGVVEKAGDKLGVVDRRAKGDLERFKQFIERRGQETGAWRGKVDRPQP; this is encoded by the coding sequence ATGAGCGGCGTTACCGAGCACGTGGACGTCTCCGTCCCGATCCGCACCGCGTACGACCAGTGGACCCAGTTCGAGGAGTTCCCCCACTTCATGGAGGGGGTGCAGGAGGTCCGGCAGCTGACGGACACGATGACCCACTGGACCGTCGACATCGCCGGGGTCAAGCGTGAGTTCGACGCCGAGATCACCGAGCAGCTCCCCGACGAGCGGGTGGCCTGGAAGTCGACCGGCGGCACCCAGCAGGCCGGCGTGGTCACCTTCCACCGGCTCGACGAGGGCAGGACGCGGGTCACCCTGCAGATGGACTTCGAGCCGCACGGCGTGGTGGAGAAGGCCGGCGACAAGCTGGGTGTGGTGGACCGGCGCGCCAAGGGCGACCTGGAGCGGTTCAAGCAGTTCATCGAGCGCCGCGGTCAGGAGACCGGCGCCTGGCGCGGCAAGGTGGACCGCCCGCAGCCGTGA
- a CDS encoding MFS transporter — translation MSVTPPRASLLLLAYLAFVSLGLPDGLIGVGWPSIRADLGVPTEAVGLVLIAGTVGYLTSSVLAGFTLARLGVGRLLAGSTVLASLALTGYASTPELALMIGCALVLGLGSGAVDSGLNAYAAGAFGPRHMTWMHACFGLGVAIGPLIMTGALGAGLSWRWGYGLGAAAQLALATAFALTVRAWRGRPADPAVPVVAGSGPVPVRETLRLPAVWLGALAFAVYVAIEISAGLWAFLLLTEGRGLSATTAGLCVSGYWGSLFVGRVVQGVVAERLGVGRVLRGSLLGMAAGALLIALPAPAWVAVAGLVLVGFAAAPVFPLLTLATPERVGAAHADRAIGVQIGTAGLGAALIPGGLGVLFGHTSVALLGPALTVLAALLLLLHALAGRRPGAATG, via the coding sequence GTGTCCGTCACCCCGCCCCGCGCCTCCCTGCTCCTGCTCGCCTACCTCGCCTTCGTCAGCCTCGGCCTGCCCGACGGGCTGATCGGGGTCGGCTGGCCGTCGATCCGCGCGGACCTCGGCGTACCGACGGAGGCGGTCGGGCTGGTGCTCATTGCGGGCACCGTCGGCTATCTGACCTCCAGCGTGCTCGCCGGCTTCACTCTGGCCCGACTCGGCGTCGGTCGGCTGCTGGCCGGCAGCACGGTGCTGGCCAGCCTGGCGCTCACCGGGTACGCCTCGACGCCGGAGCTGGCCCTGATGATCGGCTGCGCGCTGGTCCTCGGGCTCGGCTCGGGCGCCGTCGACTCCGGGCTCAACGCGTACGCGGCCGGGGCGTTCGGGCCTCGGCACATGACCTGGATGCACGCCTGCTTCGGCCTCGGGGTGGCGATCGGCCCGCTGATCATGACCGGCGCGCTCGGCGCCGGCCTGAGCTGGCGCTGGGGCTACGGTCTCGGCGCCGCGGCGCAGCTCGCCCTGGCCACTGCCTTCGCGCTGACCGTGCGGGCCTGGCGGGGCCGGCCGGCGGACCCGGCCGTACCCGTCGTGGCCGGCAGCGGGCCGGTGCCGGTACGCGAGACGCTGCGGCTGCCGGCGGTCTGGCTGGGCGCGCTCGCCTTCGCGGTCTACGTGGCGATCGAGATCAGCGCCGGGCTCTGGGCGTTCCTGCTGCTCACCGAGGGGCGCGGACTGTCAGCGACCACCGCCGGCCTGTGCGTCTCCGGCTACTGGGGGAGCCTCTTCGTGGGGCGGGTCGTGCAGGGCGTGGTCGCCGAGCGCCTGGGCGTCGGTCGGGTGCTGCGGGGCAGCCTGCTCGGCATGGCGGCCGGCGCCCTGCTGATCGCGCTGCCGGCTCCGGCCTGGGTGGCGGTGGCCGGCCTGGTCCTGGTGGGCTTCGCCGCCGCGCCGGTCTTCCCGCTGCTCACCCTCGCCACCCCGGAGCGGGTCGGCGCGGCGCACGCGGACCGCGCCATCGGCGTCCAGATCGGGACCGCCGGGCTCGGCGCGGCGCTGATCCCCGGCGGGCTCGGGGTGCTGTTCGGCCACACCTCGGTGGCGTTGCTGGGGCCGGCGCTGACCGTGCTGGCGGCGCTGCTGCTGCTCCTGCACGCCCTGGCCGGGCGCAGACCGGGGGCCGCCACGGGGTGA
- a CDS encoding DUF6401 family natural product biosynthesis protein, whose translation MRVPYSQVANRTAASAARSALALLCASVGVSGLAAAAANPGLLAMVDQHAAAVRDSLDGDRRPLTPAALVGYADGLRAAALEHGLTPPTGAVDWTEPDWLRIRLLAICALARTLDPRHLEAA comes from the coding sequence ATGCGTGTGCCGTACTCCCAGGTCGCGAACCGGACCGCCGCGAGCGCGGCGCGGTCCGCCCTCGCCCTGCTCTGCGCCTCGGTCGGCGTCTCCGGCCTCGCCGCGGCGGCCGCCAACCCCGGCCTGCTCGCGATGGTCGACCAGCACGCGGCCGCGGTACGCGACAGCCTCGACGGCGACCGGCGACCGCTGACCCCGGCGGCGCTGGTCGGGTACGCCGACGGGCTGCGGGCGGCCGCACTGGAGCACGGCCTGACCCCGCCCACCGGCGCGGTCGACTGGACCGAGCCGGACTGGTTGCGCATCCGCCTGCTGGCGATCTGCGCGCTGGCCCGCACGCTCGATCCGCGTCACCTCGAAGCGGCCTGA
- a CDS encoding mechanosensitive ion channel family protein, producing the protein MPETLAVRQADIGDAVADMWRSVLLFIPRAIAFIAILVVGWIIARAVLKIVDKVLERVGFDRAVERGGIKRALERTKYDASDILAKLAYYAVLLFTLQFAFGVWGPNAISDLIRGVVAWLPRAFVAIVIVVVAAAIANAVRDLVTGALGGLSYGRILGDLVAVFILALGIIAALNQVGVATTVTTPVLIAVLATVAGILIVGVGGGLVKPMQSRWDRWLDRMAEESRAIQVHRQAQAAGRGDMSRQMADRGGERVAPMASAEEARAAAGGRGTYQSGNVGEETQQFRRPGT; encoded by the coding sequence ATGCCGGAAACCCTTGCGGTCAGGCAGGCCGACATCGGCGACGCCGTGGCCGACATGTGGAGGTCGGTGCTGCTCTTCATCCCGAGGGCGATCGCGTTCATCGCGATCCTCGTGGTGGGCTGGATCATCGCCCGAGCGGTACTCAAAATCGTGGACAAGGTACTGGAACGGGTGGGGTTCGACCGGGCGGTCGAACGGGGTGGCATCAAACGCGCCCTGGAACGCACGAAGTACGACGCCAGTGACATCCTGGCGAAGCTCGCGTACTACGCGGTCCTGCTGTTCACCCTGCAGTTCGCCTTCGGGGTGTGGGGACCCAACGCGATCAGTGACCTGATCCGCGGCGTGGTGGCCTGGCTGCCGCGCGCGTTCGTGGCCATCGTCATCGTGGTCGTGGCGGCCGCGATCGCCAACGCCGTCCGGGACCTGGTCACCGGCGCGCTGGGCGGCCTCTCGTACGGCCGGATCCTCGGCGACCTGGTGGCGGTCTTCATCCTGGCGCTCGGCATCATCGCCGCGCTGAACCAGGTGGGCGTCGCCACCACGGTGACCACGCCGGTGCTGATCGCGGTGCTCGCCACGGTGGCCGGCATCCTGATCGTCGGCGTCGGCGGTGGTCTGGTGAAGCCGATGCAGAGCCGCTGGGACCGCTGGCTGGACCGGATGGCCGAGGAGTCGCGGGCGATCCAGGTGCACCGCCAGGCCCAGGCGGCCGGGCGGGGCGACATGAGCCGGCAGATGGCCGACCGGGGCGGCGAGCGCGTCGCTCCCATGGCGAGCGCCGAGGAGGCCAGGGCGGCGGCCGGGGGCCGGGGGACGTACCAGTCCGGCAACGTGGGCGAGGAGACCCAGCAGTTCCGCCGGCCGGGGACCTGA
- a CDS encoding ATP-binding SpoIIE family protein phosphatase: MPGTVGRVPTPPPAAPGPAPVSQVAAAVLAHPWAGTPLGPPQGWDPAVRALVDVILSSPVPMALYYGDEFVLLYNQGYSELIGDRHPDALGRPAGEVFADLWHTPGVGDVIERAYRRGESFLQRESMLPVDRHLAAAGDHAVFTRGHSPVRDSTGRIVGVLTVAAQTTQLTQQLQSLSDFAAALSGTLTLDDVARVTLRYALHSFDADRVTFAVDDGPGWRMVRRIRGELLDEADERLPPLWRPTSADSPTPVVVTARSGVPYFVGDGEPLRASAIDRHDQKIRSLAALPLRSSVIRGGLAVGYRTPHGWSAAERALLAASAELVGQAAERARRFETQHGTAQLLQRSMLPERLPALPRLRIAARYDPGVDGNAAGGDFYDAFVLPTGDLGVVLGDVAGHDVQAAARMGQVRAALRALALADPRPDAVLTGLDRLVASLGTETGTQELFVTVVFGVVDADRGEITLASAGHPPPLIRRCHPDGSATAAFVELPAGAPLGLGCRPRTATVPFQPGDTLLLYSDGVVERRRQSLTAGLDVLVTAVAHAASGDPRALCAVATGAVDGATEDDVAVLAVEHALKPSRSASMEMPAEPTAPSRVRHWLTGQLTDWRVPEAVIGAAVLCTSELTTNALLHAGTAARVEIDLSPERLLVSVADSGTRGTVTRAQTDTLSSRGRGLGLIEQLSDAWGTDPTVRGSTVWFEILIPAG, translated from the coding sequence ATGCCAGGCACGGTCGGGCGAGTCCCCACGCCACCACCCGCCGCCCCCGGACCGGCCCCGGTCTCGCAGGTGGCGGCGGCCGTGCTCGCCCACCCCTGGGCGGGCACCCCGCTCGGGCCGCCGCAGGGCTGGGACCCGGCGGTACGCGCCCTGGTCGACGTGATCCTCTCCTCGCCGGTGCCGATGGCGCTCTACTACGGCGACGAGTTCGTGCTGCTCTACAACCAGGGCTACTCCGAGCTGATCGGAGACCGGCACCCGGACGCCCTCGGCCGGCCCGCCGGTGAGGTCTTCGCGGACCTGTGGCACACCCCCGGGGTGGGCGACGTGATCGAACGGGCCTACCGGCGGGGCGAGTCCTTCCTCCAGCGGGAGTCGATGCTGCCGGTCGACCGGCACCTGGCCGCCGCCGGCGACCACGCCGTCTTCACCCGCGGCCACTCGCCGGTGCGCGACAGCACCGGCCGGATCGTCGGCGTGCTCACCGTGGCCGCGCAGACCACCCAGCTCACCCAGCAGTTGCAGAGCCTCAGCGACTTCGCCGCCGCGCTCTCCGGCACGCTCACCCTCGACGACGTGGCCCGGGTGACCCTGCGCTACGCGCTGCACTCCTTCGACGCCGACCGGGTGACCTTCGCCGTCGACGACGGCCCCGGCTGGCGGATGGTCCGGCGCATCCGGGGCGAACTGCTCGACGAGGCCGACGAGCGGCTGCCGCCGCTGTGGCGGCCCACCTCCGCGGACTCCCCCACCCCGGTGGTGGTGACCGCGCGCAGCGGCGTGCCGTACTTCGTCGGCGACGGCGAACCGCTGCGGGCGAGCGCGATCGACCGGCACGACCAGAAGATCCGCTCGCTGGCCGCGCTGCCGCTGCGCTCCTCGGTGATCCGCGGCGGCCTCGCCGTCGGCTACCGGACGCCGCACGGCTGGTCGGCGGCGGAGCGGGCGTTGCTGGCCGCCTCGGCGGAGCTGGTCGGCCAGGCGGCCGAGCGGGCCCGCCGGTTCGAGACCCAGCACGGCACCGCCCAGCTGCTGCAACGCAGCATGCTGCCGGAGCGGCTGCCGGCGCTGCCCCGGCTGCGCATCGCCGCCCGGTACGACCCGGGCGTCGACGGCAACGCCGCCGGCGGTGACTTCTACGACGCCTTCGTGCTGCCCACCGGCGACCTGGGCGTGGTCCTCGGCGACGTCGCCGGCCACGACGTGCAGGCGGCAGCCCGGATGGGCCAGGTACGCGCGGCGCTGCGCGCCCTCGCGCTGGCCGATCCGCGCCCGGACGCCGTGCTCACCGGGCTGGACCGGCTGGTGGCCAGCCTCGGCACCGAGACCGGCACCCAGGAACTCTTCGTCACCGTGGTCTTCGGCGTGGTGGACGCCGACCGCGGCGAGATCACGCTGGCCAGCGCCGGGCATCCGCCGCCGCTGATCCGGCGCTGCCACCCCGACGGCTCGGCGACGGCCGCCTTCGTCGAGCTGCCGGCGGGCGCCCCGCTGGGGCTGGGCTGCCGGCCGCGTACCGCGACCGTGCCGTTCCAGCCCGGGGACACCCTGTTGCTGTACAGCGACGGGGTGGTCGAACGGCGGCGGCAGAGCCTCACCGCGGGGCTGGACGTACTGGTCACGGCGGTGGCCCACGCGGCCAGCGGCGACCCGCGCGCGCTCTGCGCGGTGGCCACCGGCGCGGTGGACGGGGCGACCGAGGACGACGTCGCGGTACTGGCGGTGGAGCACGCGCTGAAGCCGAGCCGCTCGGCGAGCATGGAGATGCCGGCCGAGCCGACCGCACCGAGCCGGGTGCGGCACTGGCTGACCGGGCAGCTGACCGACTGGCGGGTGCCGGAGGCGGTGATCGGCGCGGCGGTGCTGTGCACCAGCGAGCTGACCACCAACGCGCTGCTGCACGCCGGCACGGCCGCCCGGGTGGAGATCGACCTCAGCCCGGAGCGGCTGCTGGTCTCGGTCGCCGACTCGGGCACCCGGGGCACCGTGACCCGGGCGCAGACCGACACGTTGAGCAGCCGGGGCCGGGGCCTCGGCCTGATCGAGCAGCTCTCCGACGCCTGGGGCACCGACCCCACGGTCCGTGGTTCGACGGTCTGGTTCGAGATCCTCATCCCGGCGGGATGA